In one window of Frigoriglobus tundricola DNA:
- a CDS encoding cytidine deaminase — protein sequence MLPIPPATRAQLLHLARAAATVAYCPYSRFRVGAAALIDGQMFTGCNIENASYGLTVCAERAALFSGVAAGCRRVQALAVACPDTPADAPPEWRMCCGACRQVLAEFAAPDVPVYIDGGDDLTVADLLPRPFVLGGRSPAASTAAPPKPRLALDLDNVLADSDPVMRQVIRDQTRGRVNLDYPHILQFNYYECQDAGGESISRAEWGAVHDSFSTPERLMAVSPYPGVQAHLELLGAVFDLHIVTARLPQARATTVRWLVEHAFPRHRLHFLNHGEKHLSLGRFFAAVEDDRAQAEAFALAGVHSFVLAHPWNAVPPDALLHRHGNWDELTAALLRLAGAAPSI from the coding sequence GTGCTTCCCATCCCCCCGGCCACACGCGCCCAACTCCTGCACCTGGCCCGCGCGGCGGCGACAGTGGCGTACTGCCCGTACTCGCGCTTCCGTGTCGGCGCGGCGGCGCTGATCGACGGCCAGATGTTTACCGGTTGTAACATCGAGAACGCGTCGTACGGCTTGACGGTTTGCGCCGAACGGGCGGCGCTGTTCTCGGGCGTTGCGGCGGGGTGCCGCCGGGTCCAGGCGCTCGCGGTGGCGTGCCCGGACACGCCGGCCGACGCCCCGCCCGAGTGGCGCATGTGCTGTGGCGCGTGCCGCCAGGTGCTCGCCGAGTTCGCCGCCCCCGACGTGCCCGTGTACATCGACGGCGGCGACGACCTGACCGTGGCGGACCTGCTCCCCCGGCCGTTTGTGCTCGGCGGCCGGTCCCCGGCCGCGTCCACGGCGGCCCCGCCGAAACCGCGGCTCGCGCTCGACCTCGACAACGTGCTGGCCGATTCCGATCCGGTGATGCGTCAGGTCATTCGCGACCAGACCCGGGGGCGGGTGAACCTCGACTACCCGCACATCCTTCAGTTCAACTACTACGAGTGCCAGGACGCTGGGGGCGAGTCGATTTCCCGGGCCGAATGGGGTGCGGTCCACGACTCGTTTTCGACGCCGGAACGGCTGATGGCGGTGTCCCCGTACCCGGGCGTCCAGGCCCACCTGGAGCTACTCGGCGCGGTGTTCGACCTGCACATCGTGACCGCTCGGCTCCCGCAGGCGCGCGCAACGACCGTTCGCTGGTTAGTAGAACACGCCTTCCCGCGGCACCGCTTGCACTTCCTCAACCACGGCGAGAAGCATCTGTCGCTCGGGCGGTTCTTCGCCGCGGTCGAAGACGACCGTGCGCAGGCGGAAGCGTTCGCTCTCGCGGGGGTTCATTCGTTCGTGCTGGCACACCCTTGGAACGCGGTTCCACCCGACGCCCTGTTGCACCGGCACGGCAACTGGGACGAATTGACAGCCGCGCTGCTCCGCCTGGCCGGTGCGGCCCCGTCGATCTGA
- a CDS encoding RNA polymerase sigma factor, whose translation MSRRLLSRLLASVPSETDHVPDAELLRRFATANDLSALELLVRRHADAVWAACRRLSRCEADAEDAFQAAFLALIRGAGQVRARCVGAWLHRVAAHAALHLRRLAARQHGPAGPAQLRSGSECRTARYGP comes from the coding sequence ATGTCGCGCCGCCTGCTGTCCCGCTTGCTCGCCTCGGTGCCGTCCGAAACGGACCACGTACCGGACGCCGAGTTGCTGCGCCGGTTCGCAACCGCGAACGACCTGAGCGCGCTGGAACTGCTGGTGCGCCGGCACGCGGACGCGGTGTGGGCCGCGTGCCGCCGGCTGTCGCGGTGCGAGGCCGACGCGGAAGACGCGTTCCAGGCCGCGTTCCTGGCACTCATCCGCGGCGCCGGACAGGTCCGCGCCCGCTGTGTCGGCGCGTGGCTGCACCGGGTCGCGGCTCATGCGGCGCTGCACCTCCGCCGGCTCGCGGCGCGCCAGCACGGCCCCGCCGGACCAGCTCAGCTTCGCTCCGGCTCCGAGTGCAGAACCGCCCGATACGGACCGTGA
- the dcd gene encoding dCTP deaminase, translated as MILSNVHIQQAIDEKRLVIDPEPTPRQPTGTAGEDCPYQTTSVDLRLGDQISYFKEGLPLDINLSRGGFARLFGPMSESQTISSGQPFVLRPNRLVLGRTLEKVTLPIIADGQSLAARVEGKSSYARCGLLVHFTAPTIHAGFSGAITLELINLGPCNISLYPGAPICQLIVETVSGVPFRNDSQFQNQNRPGGNV; from the coding sequence ATGATCCTGTCAAACGTCCATATTCAACAGGCCATTGACGAAAAGCGGCTCGTGATCGACCCCGAACCGACTCCCCGTCAGCCGACGGGGACTGCGGGAGAAGATTGCCCCTATCAAACCACGTCGGTGGACTTGCGGCTCGGGGATCAGATTTCGTATTTCAAAGAGGGCTTGCCGCTCGACATCAACCTGTCCCGCGGCGGCTTCGCCCGACTGTTCGGGCCGATGTCTGAGAGCCAAACGATTAGCAGCGGGCAGCCCTTCGTCCTCCGACCGAATCGACTGGTCCTCGGTCGGACACTCGAAAAAGTCACACTTCCAATAATCGCGGACGGTCAGTCGCTCGCCGCCCGTGTGGAGGGGAAAAGTTCCTACGCGCGGTGCGGGCTCCTCGTACACTTCACGGCCCCAACGATTCATGCCGGCTTCTCCGGGGCGATCACGCTGGAACTGATCAACCTCGGTCCGTGTAACATCTCACTGTACCCGGGCGCGCCGATCTGTCAGTTGATCGTGGAAACGGTATCCGGGGTTCCCTTCCGGAACGATAGCCAATTCCAGAACCAAAACCGACCGGGTGGCAACGTCTAG